In Bdellovibrionales bacterium, the following proteins share a genomic window:
- a CDS encoding molybdopterin-dependent oxidoreductase: MMETFKTTCCYCGVGCGITAKKDRAGRLSIEGDTDHPVNNGMLCSKGMNLHYTVMDQSDRLLYPEMRYSKGAKLQRVTWDQALDRTAAVFKALIDKFGPDSVAFYASGQCLTEEYYVINKLVKGFIGSNNIDTNSRLCMSSAVVGLKMSLGEDSVPVSYDDLEIADCFFVAGANPAWCHPIIWRRIELAREKDPNLFIIVSDPRITQTSSEANLHLQLNPGTDITLHHAIGRCLIEEGRINLNFIRNHSQGFEKYRETVMLRSVQDAANICGVNAKDIRLAARHIGNAKGFITMWTMGLNQSSVGVNKNLSLINLNLITGQIGKPGSGPFSLTGQPNAMGGREVGAMANLMSAHRNMADSIDREVVAKFWGVKNVPDKPGLTATEMFSALYEEKLKAIWIICTNPLISLPNSRAAEEGLKKAKFVVIQDISLTPQTLNFADVVLPAAAWSEKEGTMTNAERRITYLSKIMPAPGEALPDAEIICRFAKKMNYHGFDYESAENIFAEHCASTIGTNIDIGGLNYEILKNRNGVQWPYPKNTNGFGTPRLFPDLQFYTPSKRAMIHSFSDRNESEEENSDFPLVLTTGRIRDQWHTMSKTGKVNKLNQHISESFLEINPQDARERNIQDGNLVNITSLRGNVRVKAKLSSDIKRGLVFLPMHWGKILNSDLNRANNVTHDLVDARSKEPDFKYSRVEVELYSKPKEKIVIVGSGSGAFGFVTSYRELNREDEIVVFGNENTPFYNRILLPDYINGSLKWQQLVKMNDEDAKSESNNFTFHRGVGIKAIDQSRKRLTDELDQVHTYDKLILAMGSRSLMIKDVPSMQGIFTMRTKSDADSLKRYMDLSKGKIVIVGGGLLGIELAASLREIGSEVTIVQRISRLMDRQLDSLGSQLLNDDLSDRGIEIYYNDEINRFLGTERVEGLILKSGLQIKCQAVVIAIGTVPNIELAKESGIETKRGVVVNEYLQTSDPDIFAIGEIAEFKGSLYGITAAAEQQAEIAARYLSGDISKYYKGSLLMNILKIPGLSLSSLGLVECPIDEGYEEVVFIDKAKRYYKKCIIHNDRLVGAILLGDRLEFSEFKNLIENKIELSDKRLSLLRSGKFAEEAMGKIICVCATVGIGNIERKIDLGCSDLKSLCEQSGAGMGCGSCRPEIRSILEKSLLQRYDGGSACDIPIHESIGAI; encoded by the coding sequence ATGATGGAAACATTCAAAACCACCTGCTGCTACTGTGGAGTTGGCTGCGGAATCACAGCAAAAAAAGATCGAGCTGGAAGATTATCGATCGAGGGTGACACCGATCATCCAGTTAATAATGGGATGCTTTGCTCTAAGGGAATGAATCTGCATTACACCGTGATGGATCAGAGTGACAGACTGCTTTATCCCGAGATGAGGTATAGCAAGGGAGCCAAACTGCAAAGAGTGACATGGGATCAGGCGCTTGATCGAACAGCAGCAGTATTCAAAGCTCTTATTGATAAATTTGGCCCGGACTCAGTGGCCTTTTACGCTTCTGGACAGTGTCTGACAGAAGAGTATTACGTGATCAACAAACTTGTTAAGGGCTTTATTGGAAGTAACAATATAGACACGAACTCTCGCCTGTGCATGAGCAGTGCAGTTGTCGGACTTAAAATGTCGTTGGGCGAAGACTCCGTTCCTGTTTCTTACGATGACTTGGAAATTGCTGATTGCTTTTTCGTAGCGGGGGCAAATCCCGCTTGGTGTCATCCCATCATTTGGCGAAGAATTGAGTTGGCACGAGAAAAGGATCCTAACCTATTTATTATTGTGAGCGATCCACGAATCACCCAAACGAGTTCGGAGGCGAATCTACATCTCCAGTTAAATCCGGGTACGGATATCACTCTGCACCACGCAATAGGTCGATGCCTCATTGAAGAAGGTCGAATCAATTTGAATTTTATCAGAAATCACTCCCAAGGTTTTGAAAAATACAGAGAAACTGTCATGCTAAGATCTGTCCAGGACGCTGCAAACATCTGCGGAGTCAATGCAAAGGACATTCGCCTTGCTGCACGCCACATCGGAAACGCCAAGGGCTTTATAACAATGTGGACCATGGGTTTGAACCAAAGTTCGGTCGGAGTTAATAAAAATTTAAGCCTGATCAATTTAAATTTGATTACCGGCCAGATTGGCAAGCCCGGTTCAGGCCCATTCTCGCTGACAGGTCAACCGAATGCCATGGGTGGACGGGAAGTAGGCGCAATGGCCAACTTAATGTCGGCCCATCGGAATATGGCAGATTCGATAGATCGCGAAGTTGTCGCAAAATTCTGGGGGGTTAAAAATGTCCCGGACAAACCAGGCCTGACGGCCACCGAAATGTTTTCTGCCCTATATGAAGAAAAATTGAAGGCAATTTGGATCATCTGCACCAATCCCTTAATTAGTCTGCCAAACTCGCGTGCCGCGGAAGAAGGACTAAAAAAGGCAAAATTTGTCGTGATTCAGGATATTTCTCTTACGCCTCAGACCCTAAACTTTGCCGACGTTGTTTTGCCCGCGGCGGCCTGGAGCGAAAAAGAGGGAACAATGACAAATGCAGAAAGACGAATCACCTATTTGTCCAAAATTATGCCGGCACCAGGAGAGGCCTTGCCAGATGCTGAGATTATATGTCGATTTGCTAAGAAAATGAATTATCACGGATTTGATTATGAGAGCGCAGAAAATATTTTCGCCGAACACTGCGCCTCGACCATTGGGACCAATATTGACATCGGCGGACTAAATTATGAAATCTTAAAAAATAGGAATGGCGTCCAGTGGCCCTATCCTAAAAATACAAACGGTTTTGGCACTCCCCGACTCTTTCCAGATCTCCAATTCTATACTCCCTCCAAAAGAGCAATGATTCATTCGTTCTCTGATAGAAATGAATCAGAAGAAGAGAACTCAGATTTTCCCTTGGTTCTCACCACCGGACGAATTAGAGATCAGTGGCACACAATGAGTAAAACCGGTAAAGTCAATAAACTCAATCAACATATTTCAGAATCCTTTTTGGAAATTAATCCGCAAGATGCCCGAGAGCGAAATATTCAAGATGGCAATCTCGTCAATATCACAAGTTTAAGAGGTAATGTCAGGGTAAAGGCAAAACTATCTTCAGACATTAAGAGGGGCCTTGTTTTTTTGCCGATGCATTGGGGCAAAATATTAAACAGTGATTTGAATCGAGCCAATAATGTCACCCACGATCTGGTTGACGCGAGATCCAAAGAACCAGATTTCAAATATTCTCGGGTTGAGGTCGAGTTGTATTCTAAACCAAAAGAAAAAATTGTGATAGTTGGATCAGGGTCCGGCGCCTTTGGATTTGTGACTTCTTATCGAGAGTTAAATAGAGAAGATGAAATCGTCGTTTTTGGAAATGAAAACACCCCCTTTTATAATCGCATTCTGTTGCCAGATTACATAAACGGTAGTTTAAAATGGCAGCAACTAGTTAAAATGAATGACGAGGATGCAAAATCAGAATCAAATAACTTTACTTTCCACCGCGGAGTAGGGATCAAAGCGATTGACCAAAGTCGCAAAAGACTGACTGATGAACTCGACCAGGTTCACACTTACGACAAATTAATATTGGCGATGGGAAGTCGCTCCCTGATGATCAAAGATGTTCCTTCAATGCAGGGCATTTTTACTATGCGAACGAAATCAGATGCCGACAGCTTAAAAAGATATATGGACCTTAGCAAGGGGAAGATCGTCATCGTGGGCGGTGGCTTATTGGGAATTGAACTGGCGGCGTCCCTGCGCGAGATAGGCTCGGAAGTCACGATTGTACAGAGGATATCGAGGCTAATGGATCGTCAATTAGATTCATTGGGCAGTCAGTTATTAAACGATGACCTATCGGATAGAGGAATTGAAATATACTATAACGATGAGATCAATCGCTTTCTTGGGACCGAAAGAGTGGAGGGATTGATTTTAAAAAGTGGACTGCAGATAAAATGTCAGGCCGTCGTTATCGCGATCGGAACTGTGCCAAATATTGAATTGGCAAAAGAATCAGGCATTGAAACCAAACGAGGAGTCGTAGTCAATGAGTACCTGCAAACATCTGATCCAGACATCTTTGCAATTGGAGAAATTGCAGAATTTAAGGGCTCTCTCTATGGGATTACGGCAGCGGCGGAACAACAAGCGGAGATAGCGGCCCGGTATCTTTCGGGAGATATTTCCAAATACTACAAGGGCTCGCTTTTGATGAATATACTGAAAATTCCTGGCCTTTCCTTAAGCTCGCTCGGACTCGTGGAATGTCCGATCGATGAGGGATATGAGGAGGTCGTTTTTATAGATAAGGCAAAAAGATATTATAAAAAATGTATTATCCACAACGACCGACTCGTGGGCGCCATATTGCTTGGAGATCGATTGGAATTTTCGGAATTTAAAAATCTGATTGAAAATAAAATTGAGCTTTCTGATAAGAGATTGAGCCTACTACGATCGGGAAAATTTGCTGAAGAAGCAATGGGAAAAATTATTTGCGTTTGCGCAACAGTTGGAATTGGAAACATAGAACGAAAAATTGACCTCGGATGTTCTGACCTAAAAAGCCTGTGTGAACAATCAGGCGCCGGAATGGGCTGTGGAAGTTGCCGACCCGAGATCAGAAGTATTTTGGAAAAATCATTACTTCAGAGATATGATGGCGGCTCCGCTTGCGATATTCCCATTCATGAGTCGATTGGGGCCATATGA
- a CDS encoding dicarboxylate/amino acid:cation symporter encodes MKGYHWMFLSLVVGGLAGWGANLISVDTQSVEALNFVVTNFLTPIGQLFLRLMFMVVVPMVLSALILGVYELSATEGVKKILGRTVGWTIVLSSISVLIGIGLINWIEPGKGFDFSAALSGSDVSKIREIHSNASHAKPIAQVIVELIPKNPLEAAVRAMEGEMLSLMIFSVIFGLALGAVAKARGNLEPVMVPFLRDMFDVSIRIVQSVMKMAPLAVFVLVFSSAAKMGPDIFKALFSYVAVVLLGLVFHMVVVYGLALKLFAGRSPTKFFRNISEVLLTSFSTASSNATLPYSLDTAEFKLGLPPRISRFVLTVGATANQNGTALFEGVTVLFLAQVYGVDLTGLQQLQVVLMSILAGIGTAGVPGGSLPLIVILLQTVGIPAEGIGIILGIDRVLDMCRTAVNVSGDLVIATLVSKE; translated from the coding sequence ATGAAAGGTTACCATTGGATGTTTTTGTCTCTCGTTGTTGGTGGTCTTGCCGGATGGGGCGCGAATCTCATCAGTGTTGATACGCAGTCAGTAGAGGCTCTTAATTTTGTTGTAACCAATTTCTTAACTCCTATAGGCCAGTTGTTTTTGCGTTTGATGTTCATGGTCGTTGTCCCGATGGTTCTCTCTGCTCTCATTTTGGGTGTCTATGAATTAAGTGCAACGGAGGGAGTGAAAAAAATTCTGGGACGGACAGTTGGATGGACGATTGTGCTGAGCTCAATCAGTGTTCTCATCGGAATAGGATTGATCAATTGGATCGAACCAGGCAAGGGCTTCGATTTTTCGGCGGCTCTGTCTGGCTCCGACGTTTCCAAGATCAGAGAGATTCATTCTAACGCCAGTCATGCGAAGCCTATCGCCCAAGTCATTGTCGAGTTGATTCCAAAAAACCCATTGGAGGCGGCTGTTCGCGCAATGGAGGGTGAAATGCTCTCTCTTATGATATTCAGCGTGATTTTTGGTCTGGCCCTGGGTGCAGTTGCAAAAGCGAGGGGGAATCTAGAGCCGGTGATGGTTCCATTTCTGAGAGATATGTTCGACGTATCGATACGAATCGTACAAAGCGTGATGAAAATGGCACCACTCGCAGTATTTGTGTTGGTTTTTTCCTCAGCGGCAAAGATGGGGCCTGATATTTTTAAGGCCCTTTTCTCCTACGTTGCTGTCGTGCTGCTTGGCTTGGTGTTTCACATGGTGGTTGTTTATGGCCTTGCCCTCAAACTTTTTGCAGGTCGATCTCCAACTAAATTTTTTCGTAATATTAGCGAAGTCTTACTCACTTCATTTTCGACGGCTTCCAGCAATGCCACTCTTCCTTATTCTCTCGATACGGCCGAATTTAAGTTAGGCCTTCCTCCCAGGATTTCGCGTTTTGTGCTGACTGTTGGGGCCACTGCAAATCAAAATGGCACGGCCCTGTTCGAAGGCGTCACCGTCCTTTTTTTAGCTCAAGTCTATGGTGTCGACCTGACAGGCCTTCAACAACTTCAGGTTGTCTTGATGTCAATTCTGGCCGGAATAGGCACTGCTGGTGTACCAGGTGGCAGTTTGCCTTTGATTGTCATTCTCCTCCAAACTGTTGGCATACCCGCAGAGGGCATTGGCATTATCTTAGGGATAGATAGAGTGCTCGACATGTGTCGGACGGCAGTGAATGTCTCTGGCGATCTCGTTATTGCAACTTTGGTTTCGAAAGAGTAG
- a CDS encoding 3-oxoacid CoA-transferase subunit B, which yields MLDRNQIAQRIAQEVEDGFTVNLGIGIPTLVANFISPAKTLMLQSENGLLGIGPFPHNDEVDPDLINAGKQTITTVPGSSFFSSADSFAMIRGGHIDLTVLGAMQVDQNGNIANWMVPGKMVKGMGGAMDLVASAKRVIVAMQHVDKSGESKLLKECTLPLTGIHCIHRIVTDMAVVDVNPTGFLLREIAPGFEVDDIIRATAAPLQIASDLKVMTFG from the coding sequence ATATTAGATCGTAATCAAATTGCTCAGAGAATTGCTCAAGAGGTCGAAGACGGGTTTACAGTTAACCTCGGTATTGGGATACCCACTCTCGTTGCCAATTTTATTTCTCCAGCAAAAACCCTTATGTTACAGAGCGAAAATGGATTACTGGGTATTGGACCCTTTCCTCACAACGATGAAGTGGACCCGGATCTTATCAATGCTGGGAAGCAAACGATCACCACGGTACCTGGATCCAGTTTTTTTTCCTCTGCGGACAGCTTCGCCATGATTCGCGGTGGCCATATCGATTTGACCGTTTTGGGCGCTATGCAAGTTGATCAGAATGGAAATATCGCCAACTGGATGGTCCCAGGAAAAATGGTGAAGGGCATGGGTGGAGCCATGGACCTCGTTGCCAGTGCCAAGAGAGTCATTGTGGCTATGCAACATGTCGACAAATCAGGGGAGTCCAAGCTGCTTAAAGAGTGCACGCTTCCTCTGACGGGTATTCATTGCATTCACCGAATTGTAACTGACATGGCCGTCGTGGATGTCAACCCGACTGGCTTTCTCTTGCGCGAGATTGCTCCAGGCTTTGAAGTTGATGACATCATCAGGGCCACTGCGGCCCCACTACAAATCGCCTCGGACCTAAAAGTCATGACTTTTGGTTGA
- a CDS encoding CoA transferase subunit A: MRRTDKVYANAEEAIHGVKDGMFFLFGGFGLCGIPENCILALRNSGVKNLTCVSNNAGVDDFGLGLLLKTRQIKKMISSYVGENEMFERQFLNQELEVELIPQGTLAERLRSGGAGIPAFYTPAGVGTLVATGKEEREFEGRRYILEKWIRGDFAFVKAWKGDKFGNLIFRKTARNFNPMVATAGKITIAEVEELVEIGSLDPDNIHTPGVYVQRIFQGTNYQKRIENLTVRN; this comes from the coding sequence ATGAGAAGAACCGATAAGGTCTACGCAAACGCTGAGGAAGCCATCCACGGAGTGAAGGACGGCATGTTTTTCCTTTTTGGAGGATTCGGTCTTTGCGGAATTCCCGAAAATTGCATTCTGGCTCTCAGAAATTCAGGAGTAAAGAATCTGACCTGCGTATCAAACAACGCAGGGGTTGATGATTTTGGCTTGGGCCTACTTCTCAAGACCAGGCAAATTAAGAAAATGATTTCCAGTTATGTCGGCGAAAATGAGATGTTCGAACGTCAATTCCTCAATCAGGAATTAGAGGTCGAACTGATCCCTCAGGGCACTTTGGCCGAGCGCCTGCGCTCGGGAGGGGCTGGAATTCCCGCTTTTTACACTCCAGCAGGAGTGGGAACCCTTGTCGCAACTGGAAAAGAGGAGAGAGAGTTCGAGGGACGACGATACATTCTGGAAAAATGGATCCGAGGTGATTTTGCATTTGTGAAAGCATGGAAAGGCGACAAATTTGGCAATCTTATTTTTCGGAAAACGGCCCGCAACTTCAATCCCATGGTTGCAACAGCTGGAAAGATCACAATTGCTGAGGTCGAGGAACTGGTCGAAATTGGAAGTCTTGATCCCGACAACATCCATACTCCTGGAGTTTATGTTCAACGAATCTTTCAAGGAACAAATTACCAGAAACGTATTGAAAACCTGACCGTGCGCAACTAG
- a CDS encoding thiolase family protein — MSQAVYVVSAQRTPIGAFQGTLSSLPAPQLGAAAIKSALEKAALKSEFIDECIMGHVLTAGTGQAPARQAALSAGLSPSTPCLTINKVCGSGLKAIMLGMDSIRLGQSEIVIAGGQENMSLAPHLLMDSRNGYRLGHVQTLDSLLQDGLWDPYHQWHMGQAAELCAREHKISREEQDKFAIESYEWAQRAQKSGTFNDEIVPVKIEGKKETVIVEKDEEPPNARFDKMPGLRSVFEKQGTITAANASKINDGGAAVVLASETAVKKHQLKPIARIINHASFAQEPKWFTTAPVGAMKKSLHLAGLKAQDIGLWEINEAFSVVTLVAMKELGLNRQKVNVNGGAVALGHPIGASGARIFTTLVHALKKQNQSFGIASLCIGGGEAVSVLVERI, encoded by the coding sequence GTGTCTCAAGCAGTATATGTCGTCAGTGCTCAGAGAACTCCAATTGGTGCCTTCCAAGGCACTCTCAGCTCCCTTCCTGCACCACAACTTGGAGCCGCAGCCATCAAATCGGCTTTGGAAAAAGCCGCTCTGAAATCAGAGTTTATCGATGAATGCATCATGGGCCACGTTCTCACTGCGGGAACGGGTCAAGCTCCAGCGCGGCAGGCCGCACTGTCTGCAGGCCTCTCCCCTTCCACTCCATGCCTAACGATAAATAAAGTGTGCGGATCAGGACTCAAAGCTATCATGCTGGGAATGGATTCCATTCGTCTTGGACAGAGCGAAATCGTCATTGCTGGCGGACAGGAAAACATGAGTTTAGCTCCCCACCTTTTGATGGATTCCCGCAATGGATACCGACTGGGCCACGTTCAGACATTGGATTCACTTCTTCAAGATGGTCTTTGGGATCCTTACCATCAGTGGCATATGGGACAGGCCGCAGAATTGTGCGCGAGAGAACATAAGATCTCTCGAGAGGAGCAAGATAAGTTTGCAATTGAATCCTATGAATGGGCGCAACGAGCTCAAAAGTCTGGGACTTTCAATGATGAAATTGTTCCCGTGAAGATTGAAGGCAAAAAGGAAACGGTGATTGTCGAGAAAGATGAAGAGCCCCCAAACGCAAGATTCGATAAAATGCCGGGATTGCGTTCTGTTTTTGAAAAGCAGGGAACTATCACGGCTGCTAATGCAAGTAAAATTAACGATGGTGGAGCAGCCGTTGTCTTGGCGTCTGAAACAGCTGTTAAAAAACATCAGCTCAAGCCTATAGCAAGAATCATCAATCACGCAAGCTTTGCCCAGGAGCCCAAATGGTTTACGACAGCTCCAGTCGGAGCAATGAAAAAGTCCCTCCATTTGGCGGGATTGAAAGCCCAGGATATCGGCCTGTGGGAAATCAATGAGGCCTTCAGTGTTGTCACTCTGGTGGCGATGAAAGAGCTCGGGTTGAATCGCCAAAAAGTCAATGTCAATGGAGGAGCGGTCGCCCTCGGCCACCCGATCGGAGCCAGCGGAGCAAGGATTTTTACAACTCTCGTGCACGCTCTAAAAAAACAGAATCAAAGTTTTGGAATTGCCAGTCTCTGCATTGGCGGAGGCGAAGCCGTTTCTGTGTTGGTGGAGAGAATATGA
- a CDS encoding DUF4097 family beta strand repeat protein: MKWTRGSLNLSMGILLVLVGGLETPQAHSAVIDYKPLVIEVKPNDRLVVLGFEGTIKVEGKASGSRELSIRVKQENPTKMSSEAKSVLDEWNFSLQRKGDIIEAAIHSPQSKSDWVKLLMGGVPQFYLEIAAPPVPLEISWRKGQIAIERWNAPVSAHLLKGSLRLHGGKGEATLRNSSGELSVVGREGNVVVDCFNSKVQLANIKGKIDLENFTGETHVGDSEGGLHLVTTAGQAKIETLKGRLDFQNLRANLMIDKLSGELRGQSGGGSVTANVIGDADVRIQSKEGNVNLTLPNSGATVNVATAEGQLVLPAFLAVTRSPSLKSSKGKLRGEVAGSVFVRTTEGNIRIK; this comes from the coding sequence GTGAAGTGGACACGCGGGTCGCTGAACTTATCAATGGGAATTCTCTTGGTACTGGTTGGTGGATTGGAGACTCCGCAGGCTCATTCGGCTGTTATCGATTACAAACCATTGGTCATTGAAGTGAAGCCAAACGACAGATTGGTGGTACTGGGATTTGAAGGAACCATCAAGGTCGAAGGAAAGGCTTCCGGTTCCCGAGAGCTGAGCATACGTGTGAAACAAGAAAATCCAACAAAAATGAGTTCAGAGGCGAAGTCTGTTTTGGACGAATGGAATTTCAGTTTGCAGCGCAAGGGGGATATCATCGAGGCGGCCATTCACTCACCCCAAAGCAAGTCGGACTGGGTGAAACTACTGATGGGTGGGGTTCCTCAGTTTTATCTTGAGATCGCGGCGCCTCCTGTTCCACTCGAAATTTCCTGGAGGAAGGGCCAAATCGCCATCGAGAGATGGAACGCTCCCGTATCAGCCCACCTCCTGAAGGGCAGTTTACGACTGCACGGAGGCAAGGGTGAGGCGACCCTCAGAAATAGCAGTGGGGAACTTTCGGTTGTCGGAAGAGAGGGGAATGTCGTTGTTGATTGCTTTAATTCAAAAGTTCAACTTGCTAATATTAAAGGAAAAATCGATCTAGAAAATTTTACTGGAGAAACTCACGTCGGAGATTCAGAGGGGGGACTTCATTTGGTCACGACTGCTGGTCAGGCCAAAATAGAGACTCTCAAAGGTCGTCTGGATTTTCAAAATCTTCGGGCCAATCTGATGATCGACAAGCTCAGCGGTGAGCTTCGAGGTCAAAGCGGAGGAGGCTCTGTTACCGCAAATGTCATTGGAGATGCTGACGTGAGGATTCAGTCGAAGGAGGGCAATGTCAATCTCACTCTTCCGAATTCTGGAGCCACTGTTAATGTGGCGACCGCCGAGGGTCAATTGGTGTTGCCAGCATTTTTGGCCGTCACTCGATCACCGAGCCTGAAATCCTCAAAAGGTAAACTTCGCGGGGAGGTTGCTGGCTCAGTTTTTGTTCGGACCACTGAGGGCAATATTAGGATCAAGTAG
- the miaB gene encoding tRNA (N6-isopentenyl adenosine(37)-C2)-methylthiotransferase MiaB — MNANDTERMYSLLEMANYTPVGTPDQASLIIINSCSVREKPVHKVHSEVGRYKKFKQKNPQVKIGIAGCVAQQEKERIMVDIPMVDFVIGTDSIDHLPKIVSDLHQQNKLVAARFDYENPYYIETLVRAPGVSTFVNIMKGCDNFCTFCVVPFTRGRERSRPMADIQGDIEKLILRGVKEVTLLGQNVNSYKSECGANFAELLRVLASDTNIERIRFVTSHPKDFDLNLVELMERHRDKICEYIHLPVQAGNSRILERMNRGYTREEYIEKAHMILRAMPGSVLSTDIIVGFPGETEEQFQETLSLLEEVPFESIFAFKYSPRPFTKAARFTDQVSNEIQSERLDRLFAKHKEIAFDLVKKYEGETLRVLVENYDQSSGRCAGRSTQNKLVHFNGREDLTGQTVSVYIKEAFPQTLRGELKL; from the coding sequence ATGAACGCCAATGACACGGAGAGGATGTATTCATTGCTGGAAATGGCCAATTACACGCCGGTTGGAACCCCTGACCAGGCGTCCTTGATCATTATTAATTCTTGCAGTGTGAGAGAAAAGCCAGTTCACAAAGTTCATTCTGAGGTTGGACGCTACAAGAAATTCAAACAGAAAAATCCTCAGGTTAAGATTGGAATCGCCGGATGCGTGGCTCAGCAGGAGAAGGAGCGTATCATGGTGGATATCCCCATGGTGGATTTTGTTATTGGAACTGATTCGATTGACCACTTGCCGAAGATCGTTTCCGACCTTCACCAGCAGAACAAGCTTGTGGCGGCTCGTTTTGACTACGAAAATCCCTACTATATCGAGACTTTGGTTCGAGCTCCTGGGGTGTCGACTTTTGTTAATATCATGAAAGGTTGCGATAACTTTTGCACCTTTTGTGTTGTCCCTTTCACAAGAGGGAGAGAGCGCAGCCGTCCGATGGCTGATATTCAAGGAGATATCGAGAAATTGATTCTGCGAGGAGTGAAAGAAGTCACGCTCTTGGGTCAGAACGTGAATTCTTACAAGAGCGAGTGCGGAGCGAATTTTGCGGAACTATTGAGAGTTCTTGCAAGCGATACGAATATCGAGAGAATTCGCTTTGTGACAAGTCATCCCAAGGATTTTGATCTCAATCTCGTTGAACTTATGGAAAGACACCGGGACAAAATATGCGAATATATTCACCTTCCGGTTCAGGCTGGAAATTCAAGAATCCTTGAGCGCATGAATCGTGGATATACTCGTGAGGAGTATATCGAAAAGGCGCACATGATTTTAAGGGCGATGCCTGGTTCTGTCCTTTCCACTGACATCATCGTGGGCTTCCCGGGAGAAACAGAGGAGCAGTTTCAGGAAACTCTTTCCTTGCTTGAGGAAGTCCCCTTTGAGAGTATTTTTGCTTTCAAATACAGTCCGCGACCGTTTACGAAAGCGGCTCGTTTTACAGACCAAGTCTCGAACGAAATCCAGAGCGAGAGGCTCGACCGATTGTTTGCAAAACACAAAGAGATCGCATTTGATTTGGTAAAGAAGTATGAGGGCGAGACCTTGCGAGTTTTGGTTGAGAACTATGATCAGAGTTCTGGGCGTTGTGCAGGACGTTCAACACAAAATAAATTGGTGCATTTCAATGGCCGCGAAGACCTGACGGGACAAACTGTATCCGTTTATATAAAAGAAGCTTTTCCTCAGACTCTGCGCGGGGAGCTAAAATTATGA
- a CDS encoding bifunctional nuclease family protein, with the protein MSEKFEVDLHSDQELVEVFPFGVTLAADEVRPIMLFRDADEKLTLPVWLSPLDAGISLSQEFQKTVPATPHRLTHKLLNELGVNLDRCLFVEIKGHVQIVELKFKGDERLQGLRHRADECISFCLFQKQNFLCHVGLFSKVGS; encoded by the coding sequence ATGAGTGAGAAGTTTGAAGTTGATTTGCATTCTGATCAGGAGCTGGTCGAAGTCTTTCCCTTTGGCGTCACTCTGGCCGCAGACGAGGTGCGGCCCATCATGTTGTTTAGAGATGCGGACGAAAAGTTAACTCTGCCGGTATGGTTAAGTCCCCTCGATGCTGGGATTAGTTTGTCTCAAGAGTTTCAAAAAACTGTACCTGCAACACCTCATCGGTTGACACACAAGTTGCTGAATGAGTTGGGAGTGAATCTGGACCGATGTCTTTTTGTCGAAATCAAGGGTCACGTTCAAATTGTTGAATTAAAATTTAAAGGAGACGAGAGACTTCAGGGTCTTCGTCATAGGGCTGATGAATGCATTTCATTTTGTCTTTTTCAAAAGCAAAATTTTTTGTGCCACGTTGGTTTGTTCAGCAAAGTCGGGAGTTAA
- a CDS encoding gamma carbonic anhydrase family protein gives MVMLSVRGFTPQVGEGTYLAPNSTLVGDVVLGKECSVWFNAVIRGDVMPIRIGDQSNIQDGSVIHGTFNKFGTTIGRRVTVGHAVILHGCEVGDEVLIGMGSIIMDKAKIPSRCIVAAGSLVTEGASFDEGSLILGRPAKVVRPLSIEELAFLKKSANNYLEYMKWFEKSEKGEHHV, from the coding sequence ATGGTCATGCTTTCTGTTCGTGGGTTCACGCCTCAAGTTGGTGAAGGCACTTATCTGGCTCCGAACTCCACTTTAGTTGGTGATGTGGTTTTAGGTAAAGAATGTTCCGTTTGGTTTAATGCTGTGATCCGTGGTGATGTCATGCCTATTCGCATAGGAGATCAATCCAATATTCAGGACGGATCTGTGATTCATGGAACCTTTAATAAGTTTGGAACTACAATCGGTCGTAGAGTGACTGTTGGTCATGCCGTGATCCTTCATGGGTGTGAAGTGGGAGATGAAGTTTTGATCGGAATGGGTTCCATTATTATGGATAAGGCAAAGATCCCTTCTCGGTGTATTGTCGCGGCTGGATCCTTGGTGACAGAAGGAGCTTCATTTGATGAGGGTTCCCTCATATTGGGTCGTCCGGCAAAAGTGGTGAGGCCCCTCAGTATTGAAGAACTCGCTTTTTTAAAAAAGTCCGCCAATAACTATCTGGAGTATATGAAATGGTTCGAGAAAAGCGAAAAAGGAGAGCATCATGTCTGA